In Myripristis murdjan chromosome 9, fMyrMur1.1, whole genome shotgun sequence, the following proteins share a genomic window:
- the lrrc74b gene encoding leucine-rich repeat-containing protein 74B, giving the protein MVFGKKRSKDVFLPSVPEDEAAETAGELEQWGQTGTGPLKDFSRESVDSQKTATQTKTDSGRPRGTRANSDEKVPDGGERGGEVEEIDKEQVEEKEVGDEQQGARACVMSADEDYDTDLEVEEKKKSYDHTGETRYMKACKKLQVVPACSFLRQMQNSEVSMMHYGLGPKGTKALAVALVTNTSVLRLNLRDNWTEGMGGAAVAEMLKENCYIKEVDLSDNRIGERGGKAIASMLPGNTTLVNLNLSGNCLNDLVAPDLGDALNANTMLKRLDLSHNALGELAGESLAECLSENSGLRSLSLAWNCIRGRGAVLLANSLRDNLFLRTLDVSCNGFGKEGAIALGEALKENSTLEELNVSNNQIPPEGAIRFAMGLRVNKTIKSLNIGRNPIQSAGCYGVLQSLQANPESAMEMLDFSDIAVNQDFEELRSAVKDILPSLVVKHGRRIGKPKAGGATL; this is encoded by the exons ATGGTTTTTGGGAAGAAGAGGTCAAAGGATGTCTTTCTGCCTTCTGTGCCGGAGGATGAAGCCGCTGAGACGGCAGGTGAGCTGGAGCAGTGGGGACAAACAGGAACTGGACCCCTGAAAGACTTCAGCAGGGAAAGTGTGGACAGTCAG AAAACAGCGACCCAGACAAAGACCGACTCAGGGAGGCCAAGGGGCACACGGGCGAACTCTGACGAAAAAGTGCCAGACGGAGGTGAAAGAGGGGGAGAAGTGGAGGAGATAGACAAGGAGCAGGTTGAAGAGAAAGAGGTGGGAGATGAACAACAGGGAGCGAGGGCGTGCGTGATGAGTGCCGATGAGGACTACGACACTGACTTGGAGGTGGaag aaaagAAGAAGTCATACGACCACACAGGAGAGACGCGATACATGAAGGCATGCAAGAAGTTACAGGTGGTGCCGGCCTGTAGCTTCCTGCGACAGATGCAAAACAGCGAGGTGTCCATGATGCACTATGGCCTGGGGCCTAAG GGCACCAAAGCACTGGCGGTTGCCCTGGTAACCAACACTTCAGTACTGAGGCTGAACCTGCGAGATAATTGGACAGAAGGAATGGGCGGAGCTGCAGTGGCGGAGATGTTAAAGGAAAATTGTTACATTAAAG AGGTGGACTTGTCAGACAACAGAATTGGGGAGCGTGGGGGCAAGGCCATAGCCAGTATGCTGCCGGGAAACACCACGCTGGTCAACCTCAACCTGTCAGGAAACTGTCTGAACGACCTCGTCGCCCCGGACCTCGGCGACGCCCTCAACGCCAACACGATGCTAAAACGCTTGGACCTCAGCCACAACGCCCTGGGAGAGCTCGCAG GTGAAAGCCTAGCTGAGTGTCTGTCTGAGAACTCAGGTTTGAGATCGCTGAGTCTGGCCTGGAACTGCataagagggagaggagcagttTTATTGGCCAACAGCCTCAGG GATAACTTATTCCTCAGGACGCTGGATGTGTCGTGTAATGGCTTCGGAAAAGAGGGAGCCATCGCTTTGGGAGAGGCACTTAAGGAgaacagcactctggaggagttgAATGTGAG CAACAACCAAATACCCCCTGAAGGAGCCATCCGCTTCGCCATGGGCCTCAGAGTAAACAAGACCATCAAATCCCTGAAT ATTGGTAGGAACCCCATTCAGAGTGCCGGCTGCTATGGGGTCCTCCAGTCTTTACAGGCAAACCCGGAGTCAGCCATGGAGATGTTAGACTTTTCA GACATCGCAGTCAACCAGGATTTTGAGGAGTTGCGCAGTGCCGTGAAAGATATACTCCCCTCCCTTGTAGTAAAACACGGACGCAGAATCGGAAAACCAAAAGCTGGAGGGGCAACCCTGTAA